One window of Papilio machaon chromosome 18, ilPapMach1.1, whole genome shotgun sequence genomic DNA carries:
- the LOC106715457 gene encoding uncharacterized protein LOC106715457, with protein sequence MEQIFMIEVFVKKIILKVEPPQKDEYELKLEEEERRREAEALAAAEAAAKGKGKGKGKPAGKKGKGKKGKEPPKPSEEEMKFMQTCTLQMNCLPLFDFYVAHDNFIPPPPPPPPDKKGKKAKPKKPKKGKKGPPPVKIVLPSDPLPQPPYFGVGNSVMFLSRPSKLEEVLSQTPIYITVWNRDQEFNCIGFCKVDWHYSFFECLKRSAELNPVNMDKGEFRDTSKTEMISNTIELTRYLQCEEDLKPSGEIEFYIRLTCMGNNVISYFVALPEMDRIPGRKYLNDELKLKDLEVVRHWDGTTIDALPPVAYFFGAPDISKEPIRPVEEPTVYEEFTAPFTSSELTILAMGFPKGPCGGTNCPKRMEYRGSQHQFIHGQTVKGKYQHGQFVNKRDVHGPCGRLDCPLAKKVRSYLCTEGSYKPCKKPCPKDYY encoded by the coding sequence ATGGAACAAATCTTTATGATAGAagttttcgtaaaaaaaattatattaaaagtagaaCCACCACAGAAGGACGAATATGAGCTAAAACTGGAAGAAGAAGAACGCAGGAGGGAAGCAGAAGCTTTAGCCGCAGCGGAAGCTGCCGCCAAAGGAAAAGGGAAAGGCAAGGGAAAACCTGCCGGTAAAAAAGGAAAAGGAAAAAAGGGAAAAGAACCGCCTAAGCCATCTGAAgaagaaatgaaatttatgcaAACATGTACATTGCAAATGAATTGTTTACCGCTATTTGACTTTTACGTAGCGCATGATAACTTTATTCCTCCTCCACCACCACCACCGCCtgataaaaaaggtaaaaaagcAAAACCGAAAAAACCAAAGAAAGGTAAAAAAGGCCCTCCTCcagtaaaaatagttttacctTCAGACCCTTTGCCTCAACCACCATATTTCGGGGTGGGTAATTCAGTTATGTTTTTATCGCGACCATCAAAACTCGAAGAAGTTCTCAGCCAGACTCCTATTTATATAACGGTATGGAACAGAGACCAAGAATTTAACTGTATTGGTTTTTGCAAAGTTGATTGGCACTATTCTTTCtttgaatgtttaaaaagatCTGCAGAACTAAACCCCGTGAACATGGATAAAGGGGAATTCAGAGATACATCAAAAACTGAAATGATAAGCAATACAATAGAGCTAACGAGATATTTGCAATGCGAAGAGGATTTGAAACCTTCAGGTGAAATAGAATTCTATATTCGTTTGACGTGTATGGGTAATAATGTGATCAGTTATTTCGTTGCTTTACCGGAGATGGACCGAATACCTGGACGAAAATATCTTAATGATGAATTGAAGCTTAAAGATTTAGAAGTTGTAAGACACTGGGATGGAACTACTATTGATGCCCTGCCTCCTGTAGCATACTTTTTCGGTGCACCTGATATAAGTAAAGAGCCAATCCGACCGGTGGAAGAACCGACAGTCTACGAAGAGTTTACCGCACCGTTTACATCTAGTGAGCTCACAATACTAGCGATGGGCTTCCCCAAGGGTCCATGTGGGGGCACAAATTGTCCCAAACGAATGGAATACCGTGGCAGTCAACATCAGTTCATTCATGGCCAAACtgtaaaaggaaaatatcAACACGGtcaatttgtaaataagaGAGATGTTCACGGACCTTGCGGTAGACTGGATTGTCCATTGGCTAAAAAAGTAAGGTCGTACCTTTGTACTGAGGGCAGTTACAAGCCATGTAAAAAGCCTTGTCcgaaagattattattaa